Proteins from a single region of Streptomyces sp. HUAS 15-9:
- a CDS encoding alanine racemase: protein MALTLYVDTARWRAHHKHVQEQFPGLVPVCKGNGYGFGHERLAEEATRLGSDILAVGTTYEAARIKDWFGGDLLVLTPYRRGEEPVPLPDRVIRSVSSIDGVYGLVGARVVIEVMSTMKRHGISEQDLPQLHSAIENIRLEGFAIHLPLDRTDGSDAVEEVIGWMDRLRAARLPLHTMFVSHLKADELARLQQQFPQTRFRARIGTRLWLGDHEATEYRGAVLDVTRVAKGDRFGYRQQKAASDGFLVVVAGGTSHGVGLEAPKALHGVMPRAKGVARAGLATVNRNLSPFVWDGKQRWFAEPPHMQVSILFVPADASEPKVGEELVAHLRHTTTQFDRLVDR, encoded by the coding sequence ATGGCGCTCACGCTCTACGTCGACACCGCGCGCTGGCGTGCGCACCACAAGCACGTGCAGGAGCAGTTCCCGGGGCTCGTCCCGGTCTGCAAGGGCAACGGCTACGGCTTCGGGCACGAACGCCTGGCCGAGGAGGCCACACGCCTGGGCTCGGACATCCTCGCCGTCGGTACGACGTACGAGGCCGCGCGCATAAAGGACTGGTTCGGCGGTGACCTGCTGGTGCTGACGCCGTACCGGCGGGGCGAGGAGCCCGTACCGCTGCCCGACCGGGTCATCCGCTCGGTGTCGTCCATCGACGGCGTGTACGGCCTCGTGGGCGCCCGTGTGGTCATCGAGGTGATGTCCACGATGAAGCGGCACGGCATCAGCGAGCAGGACCTGCCGCAGCTGCACTCCGCCATCGAGAACATCCGGCTGGAGGGCTTCGCCATCCATCTGCCGCTGGACCGCACCGACGGCTCGGACGCCGTCGAGGAGGTCATCGGCTGGATGGACCGGTTGCGCGCGGCCCGGCTGCCGCTGCACACGATGTTCGTCAGCCACCTCAAGGCCGACGAACTCGCCCGGCTCCAGCAGCAGTTCCCGCAGACCCGCTTCCGCGCCCGGATCGGCACGCGGCTGTGGCTGGGGGACCACGAGGCCACCGAGTACCGCGGGGCGGTCCTGGACGTCACGCGCGTCGCCAAGGGGGACCGGTTCGGCTACCGCCAGCAGAAGGCGGCCTCCGACGGCTTCCTGGTGGTCGTGGCAGGCGGTACGTCGCACGGGGTGGGCCTGGAGGCCCCGAAGGCGCTGCACGGCGTCATGCCGCGCGCCAAGGGCGTCGCACGGGCCGGCCTGGCGACCGTGAACCGGAACCTTTCTCCGTTCGTCTGGGACGGCAAGCAGCGCTGGTTCGCCGAGCCGCCGCACATGCAGGTGTCGATCCTGTTCGTGCCGGCGGACGCGTCCGAGCCGAAGGTCGGTGAGGAGCTGGTGGCCCATCTGCGGCACACCACCACGCAGTTCGACCGGCTCGTGGACCGGTGA
- the rpsF gene encoding 30S ribosomal protein S6, which translates to MRHYEVMVILDPDLEERAVAPLIENFLSVVREGNGKVEKVDTWGRRRLAYEIKKKPEGIYSVIDLQAEPAVVKELDRQMNLNESVLRTKVLRPETH; encoded by the coding sequence ATGCGTCACTACGAGGTGATGGTCATCCTCGACCCCGATCTGGAGGAGCGCGCTGTCGCCCCCCTGATCGAGAACTTCCTCTCCGTCGTCCGTGAGGGCAACGGCAAGGTGGAGAAGGTCGACACCTGGGGCCGTCGTCGTCTCGCGTACGAGATCAAGAAGAAGCCCGAGGGCATCTACTCGGTCATCGACCTGCAGGCCGAGCCTGCGGTCGTCAAGGAGCTCGACCGCCAGATGAACCTGAACGAGTCGGTCCTCCGGACCAAGGTCCTCCGCCCCGAGACCCACTGA
- a CDS encoding PadR family transcriptional regulator yields MSRRSGILEFAVLGLLRESPMHGYELRKRLNTSLGVFRAFSYGTLYPCLKTLVANGWLIEEPGSTHEDALAAPLAGRRAKIVYRLTAEGKEHFEELLSQTGPDAYEDEHFAARFAFFGQTSRDVRMRVLEGRRSRLEERLEKMRASLARTRERLDDYTLELQRHGMESVEREVRWLNELIESERAGRDLRGSASGGPAQQDTSFGATGGLPRPGDTPGTDTPDDTAT; encoded by the coding sequence ATGAGCCGGCGTTCCGGCATCCTCGAGTTCGCCGTACTCGGCCTGCTCCGCGAGTCTCCGATGCATGGCTACGAGCTGCGCAAACGACTCAACACGTCATTGGGTGTGTTCCGTGCGTTCAGCTACGGGACGCTCTATCCCTGCCTCAAGACGCTGGTCGCCAACGGCTGGTTGATCGAGGAGCCGGGCAGCACCCACGAGGACGCCCTGGCCGCTCCCCTCGCGGGACGCCGTGCCAAGATCGTCTACCGGTTGACGGCGGAAGGTAAGGAGCACTTCGAGGAGCTGCTCTCGCAGACCGGCCCCGACGCGTATGAGGACGAGCACTTCGCCGCCCGGTTCGCGTTCTTCGGACAGACGTCACGCGACGTGCGCATGCGCGTACTGGAGGGCCGTCGCAGTCGGCTTGAGGAGCGCCTGGAGAAGATGCGCGCCTCGCTGGCCCGTACCCGGGAGCGACTCGACGACTACACGCTTGAGCTCCAGCGCCACGGGATGGAGTCCGTGGAGCGCGAAGTGCGCTGGCTGAACGAGCTCATCGAGAGCGAGCGGGCCGGGCGGGACCTCAGGGGTTCCGCGTCCGGGGGGCCCGCTCAGCAGGACACATCATTTGGAGCGACGGGCGGCCTGCCCCGTCCCGGGGACACCCCCGGGACGGATACGCCCGACGACACCGCCACGTGA
- a CDS encoding glycosyltransferase family 87 protein gives MPSAETTPTSVHEPDPVRPTREDEVAAAGSELIGGPVGRYALLGTTWWTPVRVVVLVAIGMFALGLVQKAPCYDGAWFFGASSQYTHACYSDIPHLYQGRGFADGLVPYFDKLQGDMEYLEYPVLTGVFMEVAAWLTPGSGSLQHQEQVYWFVNAGMLMVCAAVIAVCVSRTHARRPWDGLLVALAPAFALTATINWDLLAVALTAAAMLMWSRGRSFAFGVLLGLATAAKLYPVLLLGALLVLCWRAGKWRDFGVALGGATVAWLAVNLPVMAFAFEGWSKFYTFSQERGVDFGSFWLIWAQNSTSPPSTDTVNTLATLLMLLCCAGIAVLTFTAPRRPRFAQLAFLIVAAFILTNKVYSPQYVLWLVPLAALARPKWRDFLIWQACEVAYFLGIWMYLAYTTSGDAHKGLPTHGYQWAIAVHLLGTLYLCAVVVRDILMPERDVVRRAGDDDPSGGVLDGAPDVFVLGAAAHPPRHAAHFDAPQVGWGSPEAEPPPGRSL, from the coding sequence ATGCCCAGTGCAGAAACGACGCCCACGAGCGTGCACGAGCCGGATCCGGTGCGGCCGACCAGGGAGGACGAGGTCGCCGCGGCCGGCAGTGAGCTGATCGGCGGCCCCGTCGGGCGGTACGCCCTGCTCGGAACGACCTGGTGGACCCCGGTACGGGTCGTGGTGCTGGTGGCGATCGGCATGTTCGCCCTCGGCCTGGTCCAGAAGGCGCCCTGCTACGACGGCGCCTGGTTCTTCGGCGCCAGTTCGCAGTACACGCACGCCTGCTACTCGGACATCCCGCACCTCTACCAGGGGCGCGGCTTCGCCGACGGGCTCGTGCCGTACTTCGACAAGCTCCAGGGCGACATGGAGTACCTGGAGTACCCGGTCCTGACCGGAGTGTTCATGGAGGTGGCCGCCTGGCTCACCCCCGGCAGCGGCAGCCTCCAGCACCAGGAGCAGGTGTACTGGTTCGTCAACGCCGGGATGCTGATGGTGTGCGCCGCCGTCATCGCCGTCTGCGTGAGCCGTACGCACGCCCGGCGCCCCTGGGACGGCCTGCTGGTCGCCCTGGCGCCCGCCTTCGCGCTCACCGCCACCATCAACTGGGACCTGCTGGCGGTCGCTCTGACGGCCGCGGCGATGCTGATGTGGTCGCGGGGCCGCTCCTTCGCGTTCGGCGTCCTGCTGGGGCTCGCCACGGCCGCCAAGCTCTATCCCGTCCTGCTGCTCGGCGCGCTGCTCGTGCTGTGCTGGCGCGCGGGCAAGTGGCGGGACTTCGGCGTGGCCCTGGGCGGGGCGACGGTCGCCTGGCTGGCCGTGAACCTGCCGGTGATGGCGTTCGCCTTCGAGGGCTGGTCGAAGTTCTACACGTTCAGCCAGGAGCGGGGGGTCGACTTCGGCTCCTTCTGGCTGATCTGGGCCCAGAACTCGACCAGCCCGCCCAGCACCGACACGGTCAACACGCTCGCCACTCTGCTGATGCTGCTGTGCTGCGCGGGAATCGCGGTGCTCACCTTCACCGCTCCGCGCCGCCCGCGCTTCGCCCAGCTCGCCTTCCTGATCGTGGCGGCCTTCATCCTGACCAACAAGGTCTACTCGCCGCAGTACGTGCTGTGGCTGGTGCCGCTGGCCGCACTGGCCCGGCCCAAGTGGCGTGACTTCCTGATCTGGCAGGCGTGCGAGGTGGCGTACTTCCTCGGGATCTGGATGTACCTGGCGTACACGACCAGCGGAGACGCCCACAAGGGACTGCCGACCCATGGATACCAATGGGCGATCGCGGTGCATCTGCTGGGCACGCTGTACCTGTGCGCCGTGGTCGTACGGGACATCCTCATGCCGGAGCGGGACGTGGTGCGCCGCGCCGGTGACGACGACCCCTCGGGCGGCGTGCTCGACGGCGCGCCGGACGTCTTCGTGCTCGGCGCCGCGGCCCATCCCCCGCGGCACGCCGCCCATTTCGACGCTCCTCAGGTGGGGTGGGGCAGCCCGGAGGCGGAACCTCCGCCAGGTCGTTCGCTCTGA
- the rplI gene encoding 50S ribosomal protein L9: MKIILTHEVSGLGAAGDVVDVKDGYARNYLIPRKFAIRWTKGGEQDVAQIRRARKIHEIQTIEQANAVKAQLEGVKVRLAVRSGDAGRLFGSVTPADIASAIKASGGPEVDKRRIELGAPIKTLGAHETSVRLHPEVAAKVSIEVVAA; encoded by the coding sequence ATGAAGATCATCCTCACCCACGAGGTCTCCGGCCTCGGCGCCGCCGGCGACGTCGTCGACGTCAAGGACGGTTACGCTCGCAACTACCTCATCCCGCGGAAGTTCGCTATCCGCTGGACCAAGGGTGGCGAGCAGGACGTGGCGCAGATCCGCCGCGCCCGCAAGATCCACGAGATCCAGACCATCGAGCAGGCCAACGCTGTGAAGGCCCAGCTCGAGGGTGTCAAGGTCCGTCTGGCCGTCCGCTCCGGCGACGCCGGTCGTCTCTTCGGTTCCGTCACCCCGGCCGACATCGCTTCCGCGATCAAGGCTTCCGGTGGCCCCGAGGTCGACAAGCGCCGCATCGAGCTCGGCGCGCCGATCAAGACGCTGGGCGCGCACGAGACGTCCGTGCGTCTGCACCCCGAGGTTGCCGCCAAGGTCAGCATCGAGGTCGTCGCGGCGTGA
- the femX gene encoding peptidoglycan bridge formation glycyltransferase FemX yields MSLTLRTISREQHLAYIQSLPAASHMQVPAWADVKAEWRSESLGWFDDRTGEMVGTGLVLYRQLPKIKRYLAYLPEGPVINWFAPNLDDWIQPMLAHLKQQGAFSVKMGPPVIIRRWEAPSIKQGIQDPDVKRLRDIEADFIEPRAFEVADKLRRMGWQQGEDGGAGFGDVQPRYVYQVPLANRSLEEVHKNFNQLWRRNIKKAEKAGVEVVQGGYQDLEEWQRLYEITAVRDHFRPRPLSYFQRMWTALNSEDPNRMRLYFARHNGVNLSAATMLIVGGHVWYSYGASDNIGREVRPSNAMQWRMLRDAYALGATVYDLRGISDSLDETDHLFGLIQFKVGTGGQAAEYLGEWDFPLNKLLHKALDIYMSRR; encoded by the coding sequence ATGAGCCTGACCCTGAGGACCATCAGCCGCGAACAGCATCTGGCATACATCCAGAGCCTGCCGGCGGCGAGCCACATGCAGGTCCCGGCCTGGGCCGATGTCAAGGCGGAGTGGCGGTCCGAGAGCCTCGGCTGGTTCGACGACCGCACCGGCGAGATGGTCGGCACGGGTCTGGTCCTCTACCGCCAGCTGCCCAAGATCAAGCGCTACCTCGCCTACCTTCCCGAGGGGCCGGTCATCAACTGGTTCGCGCCGAATCTGGACGACTGGATCCAGCCGATGCTGGCCCACCTCAAGCAGCAGGGCGCCTTCTCCGTGAAGATGGGCCCGCCGGTGATCATCCGGCGCTGGGAGGCCCCTTCCATCAAGCAGGGCATCCAGGACCCGGACGTGAAGCGCCTGCGTGACATCGAGGCCGACTTCATCGAGCCGCGCGCTTTCGAGGTGGCCGACAAGCTGCGCCGTATGGGCTGGCAGCAGGGCGAGGACGGCGGGGCCGGCTTCGGGGACGTCCAGCCGCGTTACGTCTACCAGGTGCCGCTGGCCAACCGCTCCCTGGAAGAGGTCCACAAGAACTTCAACCAGCTGTGGCGCCGCAACATCAAGAAGGCGGAGAAGGCCGGCGTCGAGGTCGTCCAGGGTGGCTACCAGGACCTCGAGGAGTGGCAGCGGCTGTACGAGATCACGGCCGTGCGCGACCACTTCCGGCCCCGCCCGCTGTCGTACTTCCAGCGCATGTGGACGGCCCTCAACAGCGAGGACCCCAACCGCATGCGGCTCTACTTCGCCCGCCACAACGGCGTGAACCTCTCCGCGGCGACCATGCTGATCGTCGGCGGGCACGTCTGGTACTCCTACGGCGCCTCCGACAACATCGGCCGTGAGGTCCGGCCGTCGAACGCGATGCAGTGGCGGATGCTGCGCGACGCCTACGCGCTCGGCGCGACGGTCTACGACCTGCGCGGCATCTCCGACTCGCTGGACGAGACCGACCACCTCTTCGGCCTGATCCAGTTCAAGGTGGGCACCGGCGGGCAGGCCGCCGAATACCTCGGCGAATGGGACTTCCCGCTGAACAAGCTGCTCCACAAGGCTCTCGACATCTACATGTCACGTCGCTGA
- the rpsR gene encoding 30S ribosomal protein S18 translates to MAKPPVRKPKKKVCAFCKDKVTYVDYKDTNMLRKFISDRGKIRARRVTGNCTQHQRDVATAVKNSREMALLPYTSTAR, encoded by the coding sequence ATGGCGAAGCCGCCTGTGCGCAAGCCGAAGAAGAAGGTCTGCGCTTTCTGCAAGGACAAGGTCACGTACGTGGACTACAAGGACACGAACATGCTGCGGAAGTTCATTTCCGACCGCGGCAAGATCCGTGCCCGCCGCGTGACCGGCAACTGCACGCAGCACCAGCGTGACGTCGCCACGGCCGTCAAGAACAGCCGTGAGATGGCGCTGCTGCCCTACACGTCCACCGCGCGATAA
- a CDS encoding single-stranded DNA-binding protein: MAGETVITVVGNLVDDPELRFTPSGAAVAKFRVASTPRTFDRQTNEWKDGESLFLTCSVWRQAAENVAESLQRGMRVIVQGRLKQRSYEDREGVKRTVYELDVEEVGASLRNATAKVTKTSGGARGGQGGYGGGGGQSGGGWGGNSGGGQQGGGAPADDPWATGAPAGGSQGGGGWGGNSGGGGGGYSDEPPF, translated from the coding sequence ATGGCAGGCGAGACCGTCATCACGGTCGTCGGCAATCTTGTCGACGACCCCGAGCTGCGCTTCACCCCGTCCGGTGCGGCGGTCGCGAAGTTCCGCGTCGCGTCCACTCCCCGCACCTTCGACCGTCAGACGAACGAGTGGAAGGACGGCGAAAGCCTCTTCCTGACCTGCTCGGTCTGGCGTCAGGCGGCGGAGAACGTCGCCGAGTCGCTCCAGCGAGGCATGCGCGTCATCGTGCAGGGCCGACTGAAGCAGCGGTCCTACGAGGACCGTGAGGGCGTCAAGCGCACGGTCTACGAACTGGACGTCGAGGAAGTCGGCGCCAGCCTGCGCAACGCCACGGCCAAGGTCACCAAGACCTCCGGTGGCGCTCGCGGTGGCCAGGGCGGTTACGGCGGCGGTGGCGGCCAGAGTGGCGGCGGCTGGGGTGGAAACTCCGGCGGCGGCCAGCAGGGCGGCGGCGCTCCTGCCGACGACCCGTGGGCGACCGGCGCTCCCGCCGGTGGCAGCCAGGGTGGCGGCGGCTGGGGTGGAAACTCCGGCGGCGGCGGTGGCGGCTACTCGGACGAGCCCCCCTTCTAG
- a CDS encoding MATE family efflux transporter produces the protein MPLAPATPRPTRRRHDREIVALAVPAFGALVAEPLFVMADSAIVGHLGTAQLAGLGVASALLTTAVSVFVFLAYATTAAVARRVGAGDLQAAIRQGMDGIWLALLLGAAVIAAVLPLAPGLVSLFGASHTAAPYATTYLRISALGIPAMLVVLASTGVLRGLQDTRTPLYVAVAGFVANAVLNVGLVYGVGLGIAGSAWGTVIAQCGMAMVYLAVVVRGARKHGASLRPDAAGIRASAQAGAPLLVRTLSLRAILMIATAVAARLSDADMAAHQIILSLWSLLAFALDAIAIAGQAIIGRCLGADDAQGAREASRRMVQWGITTGVVLGLLVVAARPLFLPLFTSDSVVKGAALPALLMVALSQPVCGIVFVLDGVLMGAGDGPYLAWAMVVTLAVFTPAALLVPALGGGLTALWAAMTLMMTVRMLTLWLRARSGRWIVTGATR, from the coding sequence ATGCCACTGGCTCCCGCGACCCCCAGGCCCACCCGACGGCGGCACGACCGCGAGATCGTCGCGCTGGCCGTCCCGGCCTTCGGCGCACTCGTCGCCGAGCCGCTGTTCGTCATGGCCGACAGTGCGATCGTCGGCCATCTCGGCACCGCCCAGCTCGCCGGCCTCGGTGTGGCCTCGGCCCTCCTCACAACCGCCGTGAGCGTCTTCGTCTTCCTCGCCTACGCCACCACGGCCGCCGTCGCGCGCCGCGTCGGCGCGGGCGACCTCCAGGCGGCCATACGCCAGGGCATGGACGGCATCTGGCTGGCGCTCCTGCTCGGAGCCGCAGTCATCGCCGCCGTCCTGCCCCTGGCGCCCGGTCTCGTGTCCCTCTTCGGCGCATCGCACACCGCCGCTCCCTACGCGACGACCTATCTGCGCATCTCGGCCCTGGGCATCCCCGCGATGCTGGTCGTGCTCGCCTCGACCGGGGTGCTGCGCGGGCTCCAGGACACCCGGACCCCGCTGTATGTCGCCGTCGCGGGCTTCGTCGCCAATGCCGTCCTCAACGTCGGACTCGTCTACGGCGTCGGACTCGGCATCGCCGGCTCCGCCTGGGGAACCGTCATCGCCCAGTGCGGCATGGCGATGGTCTATCTCGCCGTGGTGGTCCGGGGCGCCCGTAAGCACGGAGCGTCCCTGCGCCCCGATGCCGCGGGCATCAGAGCCTCCGCACAGGCCGGTGCCCCCTTGCTCGTCCGTACGCTGTCGCTGCGGGCGATTCTTATGATCGCCACGGCCGTCGCGGCCCGCCTCAGTGACGCCGACATGGCCGCCCACCAGATCATCCTGTCCCTGTGGAGCCTGCTGGCCTTCGCTCTCGACGCCATCGCGATCGCGGGTCAGGCCATCATCGGGCGCTGTCTCGGCGCCGATGACGCCCAGGGCGCCCGAGAGGCGTCCCGCCGCATGGTCCAGTGGGGCATCACCACCGGTGTCGTACTGGGCCTGCTCGTGGTGGCCGCCCGGCCGCTGTTCCTCCCGTTGTTCACCAGCGACTCCGTGGTGAAGGGCGCGGCGCTGCCCGCACTGCTGATGGTGGCCCTCTCCCAGCCCGTCTGCGGGATCGTCTTCGTCCTGGACGGTGTCCTGATGGGCGCCGGGGACGGGCCCTATCTGGCCTGGGCCATGGTGGTGACCTTGGCGGTGTTCACCCCGGCCGCGCTGCTCGTCCCCGCGCTGGGCGGTGGCCTCACCGCACTCTGGGCGGCCATGACGCTCATGATGACGGTCAGGATGCTGACCCTCTGGCTGCGCGCCCGTTCGGGCCGGTGGATCGTGACGGGTGCGACGCGCTGA
- a CDS encoding transglycosylase domain-containing protein — MSEHRRKPPPPQGGGRAAARRGQSGSSSGRRAAPRGATGSPSDSYGSGAYGARAEERPYGSRAEARRAAQRSTGGRRRAVDEGPGGRRGGPGGPGRGRGRPMPAKKRFIDYPRYDKDGWHRWVPSWKLVSGMFIGFVGSLVAMVGVGYAMVSIPNENDAAKSQNNVYYWADGSQMVATGTGANRQNVTIDQIPDAMQWAVISAENKSFYQDSGVDPMGIARALANMASGGQTQGGSTITQQFVKNTYLSQDQTLSRKFKEMFISIKVGTKLSKQQILQGYLNTSYYGRGAYGIQAAARTYFDVDAVKLQPSQCAFLAALLKGPTYYDPAGNSDIDPAANPDANRKRSEARWSWILGEMHKDKHITDQQYQEAIKSYPKPQGRKATKGMTGQISYLADTAKKYVLAHSDISEKEFDQGGYQIYTTFKKDKVDALSAAVKKIEKQRLDPKTREKDKYVQFGAASVVPNDGAIVALYGGAGYEHNHFTNNADTSGVPVGSTWKPFVLAAAMQYGTYKTNPQGISPLSKYNGNDHLKVRQQDGSYVLNKDNSVFYQNNESDHRWGYITLRKAMEQSINTPFVQLGVDVGMTHVRDVAKAAGILPQSMSQNLNPSFAIGTSTPSAVRMADAYATFAASGRQTDPYSVTKVKKNGRDTGSFTKPKSSQAMPSDIANNVTDVLQNVIQNGTGQNAKALGRTAAGKTGTTDSNKSAWFVGYTRQLSTSVAMFRENPKDHELLSMNGTAGVASIHGGDIPTLVWTEYMKEALKNASDPGFPEATKIGEVADEAGAPSPTPSVTITPSETPSETPSETPSETATLPSPSATETCRFKFNCGTTTGGATGGTDGGVTTSPTPTDTSGTGSTRGNGNGGFFGGSTG, encoded by the coding sequence ATGAGCGAGCACCGTCGCAAACCGCCGCCGCCGCAGGGAGGCGGACGTGCCGCGGCCCGACGCGGCCAGTCCGGCTCGTCCTCCGGCCGCCGCGCGGCACCGCGAGGCGCCACCGGGTCCCCTTCCGACTCCTATGGGTCCGGTGCCTATGGGGCCAGAGCCGAGGAGCGCCCCTACGGCAGCCGTGCCGAGGCCCGTCGGGCGGCGCAGAGAAGCACGGGAGGCCGCCGCAGAGCGGTCGACGAGGGTCCGGGTGGCCGACGCGGCGGCCCGGGCGGGCCGGGGCGCGGAAGAGGCCGTCCGATGCCCGCCAAGAAGCGGTTCATCGACTACCCGCGCTACGACAAGGACGGGTGGCACCGCTGGGTGCCCTCCTGGAAGCTCGTCTCCGGGATGTTCATCGGCTTCGTCGGCAGCCTGGTGGCCATGGTCGGCGTCGGCTACGCGATGGTCTCCATCCCCAATGAGAACGACGCGGCCAAGTCCCAGAACAACGTCTACTACTGGGCCGACGGCTCGCAGATGGTCGCCACCGGCACGGGCGCGAACCGGCAGAACGTCACGATCGACCAGATCCCCGACGCCATGCAGTGGGCGGTGATCTCGGCCGAGAACAAGAGCTTCTACCAGGACTCGGGCGTCGACCCCATGGGCATCGCCCGCGCCCTGGCCAACATGGCCAGCGGTGGTCAGACGCAGGGTGGCTCGACGATCACCCAGCAGTTCGTCAAGAACACCTACCTGAGCCAGGACCAGACGCTGTCCAGGAAGTTCAAGGAGATGTTCATCTCCATCAAGGTGGGCACGAAGCTCTCCAAGCAGCAGATCCTGCAGGGCTATCTGAACACCTCGTACTACGGTCGTGGCGCGTACGGCATCCAGGCGGCCGCGCGCACCTACTTCGACGTGGACGCGGTCAAACTCCAGCCGAGTCAGTGCGCCTTCCTCGCCGCGCTGCTCAAGGGCCCGACGTACTACGACCCGGCCGGAAACTCGGACATCGACCCCGCGGCGAACCCCGACGCGAACCGCAAGCGCTCCGAGGCGCGCTGGAGCTGGATTCTCGGCGAGATGCACAAGGACAAGCACATCACCGACCAGCAGTACCAGGAAGCCATCAAGTCGTATCCGAAGCCTCAGGGCCGCAAGGCGACCAAGGGCATGACCGGCCAGATCAGCTACCTGGCCGACACGGCGAAGAAGTACGTCCTGGCGCACTCCGACATCTCGGAGAAGGAATTCGACCAGGGCGGCTACCAGATCTACACGACGTTCAAGAAGGACAAGGTCGACGCCCTGAGCGCGGCCGTCAAGAAGATCGAGAAGCAGCGGCTCGACCCGAAGACGCGCGAGAAGGACAAGTACGTCCAGTTCGGTGCGGCCTCGGTGGTGCCCAATGACGGCGCGATCGTCGCGCTGTACGGCGGTGCGGGTTACGAACACAACCATTTCACCAACAACGCCGACACCTCGGGTGTCCCCGTCGGTTCGACATGGAAGCCGTTCGTCCTCGCGGCGGCCATGCAGTACGGCACGTACAAGACGAACCCCCAGGGAATCTCGCCGCTGAGCAAGTACAACGGCAATGACCACCTCAAGGTCAGGCAGCAGGACGGCTCCTATGTGCTGAACAAGGACAACTCGGTCTTCTACCAGAACAACGAGAGCGACCACCGCTGGGGCTACATCACCCTGCGCAAGGCGATGGAGCAGTCCATCAACACGCCGTTCGTGCAGCTCGGCGTGGACGTGGGAATGACGCACGTACGAGACGTCGCCAAGGCCGCCGGCATCCTGCCCCAGAGCATGTCGCAGAACCTCAACCCGTCGTTCGCCATCGGTACCTCGACCCCCAGTGCGGTCCGCATGGCCGACGCCTACGCGACCTTCGCCGCCTCCGGCAGGCAGACGGACCCGTACTCGGTGACCAAGGTCAAGAAGAACGGGCGGGACACGGGGAGCTTCACCAAGCCGAAGTCCTCGCAGGCGATGCCGTCGGACATCGCGAACAACGTCACCGACGTGCTGCAGAACGTCATCCAGAACGGTACGGGTCAGAACGCCAAGGCCCTGGGCCGTACGGCGGCGGGCAAGACCGGTACCACCGACAGCAACAAGTCGGCCTGGTTCGTCGGCTACACCCGGCAGCTGTCGACGTCGGTCGCCATGTTCCGCGAGAACCCGAAGGACCACGAACTGCTCTCCATGAACGGCACGGCCGGTGTCGCGTCCATCCACGGTGGTGACATTCCGACCTTGGTGTGGACCGAGTACATGAAGGAAGCACTGAAGAACGCCAGCGACCCCGGCTTCCCGGAGGCCACCAAGATCGGCGAGGTCGCGGACGAGGCGGGCGCTCCCTCCCCGACCCCGTCGGTCACCATCACTCCGAGCGAGACCCCGAGCGAGACGCCCAGCGAGACGCCCAGCGAGACGGCCACCCTGCCGTCCCCCTCCGCGACCGAGACCTGCAGGTTCAAGTTCAACTGCGGCACCACCACTGGCGGGGCCACCGGCGGCACGGACGGTGGGGTGACCACATCGCCGACTCCCACGGACACGTCGGGTACCGGCAGTACCAGAGGCAACGGCAACGGAGGGTTCTTCGGAGGGTCGACAGGCTAG